From a single Streptomyces misionensis genomic region:
- a CDS encoding P-loop NTPase fold protein: MTVPVVAPSEDGIPWLDPQPGGVGALVTWREANGAPRLASAGADRTVRVWDLRSGAPLGSPLIGHTACVGALTHWTEDVGEQRLASSGEDHTVWIWDPARGTAVVGPLTGHTEWVMGLTNWTEPDGSVRIASASADHTVRLWDARTGDPLGEPLFASSGGLWAVAALVLPDGSVRLAAGGDGGDVHFWDALTGDPTGLIPQASASGIYALKAWQGPDGAARLAIGGVDGTVQVRDAEGHSVCGPMTGHTAAVRSFTVWTGDDGETLLASAAADGTVRIWNAETGTAVGDPSSGHLGWMPAVAAWADDSGNSRLVTAGDGGTIRLWDPRTGLDVMEPLIGHVAGQWALTSWRSADGSVRLASAGDDAVIRLWDPESGTPAGPPLTGHTAGIWALTSWTSADGRARLASAGDDGTVRIWDPDTGDALHEPLPGQAAWLPALASWPGTNHEWRLASGGTDGVVRVWDPETGALVREWASGSPWVLALAAWTNADGSRRLASAGDDGHIRVWDPETGTAVGAEMAGHTAWARALAVWTTEQGMPALASAGFDAVVRTWDPETGAAVGSPLTGHTARIGALTNWQDTDGAIRLASGSDDDTVRLWDPLAQDSAGDPLVGHTSGVWALTSWTTPSGDPRIASAGYDGTVRLWNPQTGEAVRTIETGPVTLWGMSDAPARTDLLGRSALARALAHQAFRPIDPSKGEGGPSVISVEGPWGSGKSTLMTLVRDLAPSPTRSSPHQPRERPMTVREAVREIGRYGRRQSAPQAGPDRGGIVTAWFNPWFYQSGQQVWAGLAGEIIEAVAPVLYPSESERERYWFTRNLERVDRFALRRLLLRRTVSPLLGIGMVTVLLPFLLGLAALDRSLEVLGAGWTAVDVSFVVAVVFLLVALIHSLVRYGFSRVSRFIPGTMLRLPVHEGGEPGVQDGLEQGADPLLRASAGSLYLLQHDIGQLLGDLADTGNELVVFIDDLDRCRSDTAAEVFEAVNLFLNGIATGHGLRARFVIGLDPSVVAGHLDAYTGATGTDPGVYAQDPSPGWAFLRKLVQLPVVLPQVSDQGVAGFVETVTRLPSAQQTSASVSVPSRRSPARALPGEPSAPAAAPDTGTAGGSVAGSTRRPAPTAVLAVRTLEQHPRIQQLLKERIAALEEPSIREAKRMLNVWQLYERALMVDEPLARSEAAVERACLLVYVAEIVVRWPALQRRLHRRVDGGRGLGVLAAAAEDDAAWTAGLELLGLDQPPLEPAVRGLRQLLRTQDGTAIARLASRVL; the protein is encoded by the coding sequence ATGACCGTCCCCGTTGTCGCGCCCTCCGAGGACGGCATCCCGTGGCTCGATCCCCAGCCCGGCGGCGTCGGGGCGTTGGTGACCTGGCGCGAGGCGAACGGCGCGCCGCGTCTGGCCTCGGCGGGCGCGGACCGCACGGTACGTGTCTGGGACCTGCGATCGGGCGCGCCGCTGGGGTCCCCGCTGATCGGCCACACCGCCTGCGTCGGCGCCCTGACCCACTGGACGGAAGACGTCGGGGAGCAGCGTCTCGCGTCGTCGGGCGAGGATCATACGGTGTGGATCTGGGACCCGGCCCGGGGAACGGCAGTCGTGGGTCCTCTGACCGGACACACCGAGTGGGTCATGGGGTTGACGAACTGGACCGAGCCGGACGGCTCCGTCCGGATCGCCTCGGCCAGTGCGGACCACACAGTGCGGCTCTGGGACGCCCGCACCGGAGACCCGCTGGGGGAGCCGCTGTTCGCGAGTTCGGGTGGTCTGTGGGCCGTGGCGGCGCTCGTCCTGCCCGATGGTTCCGTGCGGTTGGCGGCCGGTGGTGACGGAGGGGACGTTCACTTCTGGGACGCCTTGACCGGCGACCCCACGGGTCTCATCCCGCAGGCAAGCGCGTCCGGCATCTACGCGCTCAAGGCCTGGCAGGGGCCGGATGGTGCTGCCAGGCTCGCGATTGGCGGAGTGGATGGCACCGTACAGGTCCGAGACGCCGAGGGACACTCCGTCTGCGGGCCCATGACCGGACACACGGCCGCCGTGCGCTCCTTCACCGTGTGGACCGGCGACGACGGAGAAACACTGCTCGCATCTGCTGCCGCGGACGGCACGGTTCGCATCTGGAATGCCGAGACCGGCACCGCCGTGGGAGATCCCTCGTCCGGCCATCTCGGTTGGATGCCCGCGGTCGCCGCATGGGCCGACGACAGTGGCAACTCCCGCCTGGTCACCGCCGGAGACGGAGGGACGATCCGGCTCTGGGACCCCCGGACGGGTCTCGACGTGATGGAGCCGTTGATCGGCCACGTCGCCGGTCAGTGGGCGCTGACCAGTTGGAGGAGCGCGGATGGATCCGTACGACTGGCCTCGGCCGGCGACGACGCGGTCATCCGTCTTTGGGATCCCGAGTCGGGAACACCTGCCGGACCGCCTCTGACAGGGCACACGGCCGGAATCTGGGCACTCACGAGTTGGACGAGCGCGGACGGACGAGCCCGGCTCGCCTCGGCAGGCGACGACGGCACCGTCCGGATCTGGGATCCCGACACGGGAGACGCGCTGCACGAACCGCTGCCGGGACAGGCGGCCTGGTTACCGGCCCTCGCCTCGTGGCCGGGCACCAACCATGAATGGCGCCTGGCCTCGGGCGGAACCGACGGAGTCGTCCGCGTGTGGGATCCGGAGACAGGAGCACTGGTCCGGGAATGGGCCTCCGGCTCGCCATGGGTACTGGCTCTGGCGGCGTGGACGAATGCCGACGGATCGCGACGACTTGCTTCGGCCGGGGACGACGGCCACATACGGGTCTGGGACCCGGAGACCGGCACTGCGGTGGGTGCGGAGATGGCCGGCCATACGGCATGGGCGCGGGCACTGGCCGTATGGACCACTGAACAAGGCATGCCCGCACTCGCCTCGGCTGGTTTCGACGCCGTTGTCCGAACCTGGGATCCGGAGACGGGGGCCGCGGTGGGCAGCCCGCTCACAGGGCACACCGCACGTATCGGGGCGCTGACAAACTGGCAGGACACCGACGGCGCAATCCGCCTGGCCTCAGGCAGCGACGACGACACCGTCCGGCTGTGGGACCCGCTTGCACAGGACTCGGCAGGCGACCCTCTGGTGGGTCACACATCGGGCGTTTGGGCCTTGACGAGCTGGACCACACCTTCGGGCGACCCGCGGATCGCGTCGGCCGGGTATGACGGCACCGTACGGCTGTGGAACCCGCAGACGGGCGAGGCGGTCCGGACGATCGAAACCGGGCCGGTCACGTTGTGGGGCATGTCGGACGCCCCGGCCCGAACGGACCTGCTCGGCCGCAGCGCTCTCGCCCGTGCCCTGGCACACCAGGCATTCCGGCCCATCGACCCGTCGAAGGGCGAGGGCGGCCCGAGTGTGATCAGTGTCGAGGGACCCTGGGGCAGCGGGAAAAGCACCCTGATGACGCTGGTGCGCGATCTGGCACCGAGCCCGACCCGCTCCAGCCCGCACCAGCCCCGCGAGCGCCCCATGACCGTGCGTGAGGCCGTACGGGAGATCGGCAGATACGGTCGTCGTCAGTCCGCACCACAAGCCGGCCCCGATCGAGGCGGCATCGTCACGGCCTGGTTCAACCCTTGGTTCTACCAGTCCGGACAACAGGTCTGGGCGGGGCTGGCGGGGGAGATCATCGAGGCCGTGGCGCCCGTGCTGTACCCCAGCGAGAGCGAACGCGAACGCTACTGGTTCACCCGCAATCTGGAGCGTGTCGACCGATTTGCGCTGCGGCGGCTACTGCTCCGCCGCACCGTCTCGCCACTGCTGGGCATCGGCATGGTCACCGTACTGCTGCCTTTCCTCCTCGGCCTTGCCGCATTGGACAGGTCCTTGGAAGTTCTCGGTGCCGGTTGGACGGCAGTCGACGTCTCGTTCGTCGTCGCCGTCGTGTTCCTGCTCGTGGCCCTGATCCATTCCCTGGTCCGGTACGGCTTCTCTCGCGTATCCCGCTTCATCCCCGGTACGATGCTGCGCCTGCCGGTACACGAAGGCGGGGAACCCGGCGTTCAGGACGGTCTGGAGCAGGGTGCGGACCCGCTTTTACGCGCGTCGGCCGGGTCGCTGTACCTGCTGCAGCACGACATCGGGCAGTTGCTCGGGGATCTGGCTGACACGGGCAACGAACTCGTGGTGTTCATCGACGACCTGGACCGTTGTCGCAGCGATACCGCCGCCGAAGTGTTCGAAGCCGTCAATCTCTTCCTGAACGGCATCGCCACCGGGCACGGCCTACGAGCTCGTTTCGTCATCGGCCTCGACCCTTCGGTGGTCGCCGGCCACCTGGACGCCTACACCGGCGCGACCGGAACGGACCCGGGTGTCTACGCACAGGACCCGAGCCCGGGCTGGGCTTTCCTGCGCAAGCTTGTACAACTGCCCGTCGTGCTGCCTCAGGTCTCGGACCAGGGAGTAGCCGGCTTCGTCGAAACCGTGACCCGTCTGCCGTCCGCTCAGCAGACATCCGCGTCGGTGAGCGTTCCCTCTCGGCGGAGCCCCGCACGCGCCTTGCCGGGTGAGCCAAGCGCGCCCGCTGCAGCGCCGGACACGGGAACCGCGGGCGGCTCCGTCGCGGGAAGCACGCGCAGGCCCGCTCCCACCGCAGTACTCGCCGTACGCACCCTTGAACAGCACCCCAGGATCCAGCAACTCCTCAAGGAACGGATTGCCGCGCTGGAGGAGCCGTCGATCCGTGAGGCCAAGAGGATGCTGAATGTCTGGCAGCTGTATGAGCGAGCACTGATGGTGGACGAGCCGCTGGCCCGGTCCGAGGCGGCGGTGGAACGCGCCTGTCTTCTGGTGTACGTGGCCGAGATCGTCGTGCGGTGGCCCGCGCTGCAGCGTCGGCTGCACCGGCGGGTGGACGGTGGCCGGGGGTTGGGCGTGCTCGCGGCGGCCGCCGAGGACGACGCGGCGTGGACAGCGGGGCTGGAACTGCTGGGCCTCGACCAGCCTCCCCTTGAGCCTGCGGTCCGAGGGCTCAGACAACTGCTGCGTACCCAGGACGGAACGGCGATCGCGAGACTGGCGAGCCGGGTTCTGTGA
- a CDS encoding aminotransferase class I/II-fold pyridoxal phosphate-dependent enzyme, translated as MKADSSTYSLTEHEWPALAADTINLADAHARHALSPSSVRRISEVTQDLLADVGPDYFEAETWFRQALARHTGQRYPVHSSYLTYSASIALDVIAKYLRTVHGPIGMITPTFDSVPALFARSGLQMVPVPESRILPSCDTGFLDSLGLGALVVVAPNNPTGAVLAPGQALALVEWAARNRTLLVLDASFRMFDPGLKLDIVELANGIGADVMTVDDTGKTIPLHDTKVGVLTATRTLAPDLGSICTDVLLNVSELNIRMLAALLEDDGQHGEAARARAVAATNQRSLEQRFGLTLDPTDERTFQRTVAWLHLGRRRDAVVDACRTRSVTVLPGDRFYWDRDRGDTGNPGSQWIRVPLLRDEDLFGLGLDALDSAWRSVDALGETV; from the coding sequence GTGAAAGCAGACTCATCCACTTACTCACTCACCGAACACGAGTGGCCCGCGCTCGCCGCCGACACCATCAACCTGGCCGACGCGCACGCCCGCCACGCCCTGTCCCCCAGCTCCGTCCGGCGTATATCCGAGGTGACGCAGGATCTTTTGGCCGATGTCGGGCCCGACTATTTCGAGGCGGAAACGTGGTTCCGCCAGGCTCTTGCACGGCACACCGGCCAGCGCTATCCGGTTCACTCCTCCTACCTGACGTACTCCGCTTCGATCGCCCTGGATGTGATCGCCAAGTACCTGCGGACAGTGCACGGGCCGATCGGCATGATCACGCCGACTTTCGACAGCGTGCCGGCCCTCTTCGCCAGGAGCGGCCTGCAGATGGTGCCCGTACCGGAGAGTCGCATCCTGCCGAGTTGTGACACCGGCTTCCTCGACTCACTGGGCCTCGGCGCGCTTGTCGTCGTGGCGCCGAACAATCCGACCGGCGCAGTACTCGCGCCCGGCCAGGCACTGGCACTTGTCGAGTGGGCGGCGAGAAACCGAACGCTCCTCGTTCTTGACGCCTCGTTCCGAATGTTCGATCCGGGACTGAAGCTGGACATCGTTGAATTGGCGAACGGCATCGGAGCCGACGTCATGACCGTCGACGACACCGGCAAGACGATTCCCCTGCACGACACCAAGGTCGGAGTACTCACGGCCACCCGTACCCTTGCCCCCGACCTCGGCTCCATTTGCACCGATGTACTCCTCAACGTCTCGGAACTCAATATCAGGATGCTCGCGGCACTGCTGGAAGACGACGGACAGCACGGAGAGGCCGCCCGCGCGCGAGCTGTCGCCGCCACCAATCAAAGAAGCCTGGAACAGCGCTTCGGTCTCACGCTCGATCCCACGGATGAGCGAACGTTCCAACGGACCGTGGCATGGTTGCACTTGGGTCGGCGCCGGGACGCTGTCGTCGATGCCTGCCGAACGCGGTCCGTGACCGTACTGCCCGGCGACCGCTTCTACTGGGACCGTGACCGGGGCGACACAGGCAATCCGGGATCGCAGTGGATACGCGTGCCGCTCCTGCGCGACGAGGACTTGTTCGGCCTGGGCCTGGACGCCCTGGACAGCGCCTGGCGCTCCGTGGACGCCCTCGGGGAGACGGTGTGA
- a CDS encoding ABC transporter permease, translating to MTADATTTPSPRPAGEQAPEAATTPPQRAHLGLGRLYLRRFLRNRLAVVGVVIFLLLVLFGAFGGRFTSYAYTDADFTALTQPPSGLHWFGTNQGGNDIYACAVHGLQRSLVIAVSVSVLTIVLAAIIGSGAAYFGGRVERMTLAVIHFLLVVPSFLILALVSHRLAGDWRVLIVVLTVFGWMSTARVIWSVSTSLRERDYVRAAEFMGVGPLRITLRHIIPNLGSLLIVNLTLGVVATVLSETALSFLGFGVQTPDVSLGTMLADGAGTITSAPWLFAFPAGLVVLLTVSMTFIGDGLRDALDPTSVTGSAGGRR from the coding sequence GTGACCGCCGACGCCACGACCACCCCCTCCCCCCGCCCCGCCGGGGAGCAGGCCCCCGAAGCGGCAACCACCCCGCCCCAGCGCGCGCACCTCGGCCTCGGCCGGCTCTATCTGCGGCGCTTCCTGCGCAACCGCCTCGCCGTCGTCGGAGTGGTGATCTTCCTACTGCTGGTGCTCTTCGGAGCGTTCGGCGGCCGGTTCACCTCCTACGCGTACACCGACGCCGACTTCACCGCGCTCACCCAGCCGCCGAGCGGCCTCCACTGGTTCGGCACCAACCAGGGGGGCAACGACATCTACGCCTGCGCCGTGCACGGGCTCCAGCGCTCCCTGGTGATCGCCGTGAGCGTGTCCGTGCTGACGATCGTGCTGGCCGCGATCATCGGCTCCGGCGCCGCGTACTTCGGGGGCCGGGTCGAGCGGATGACCCTCGCCGTCATCCACTTCCTCCTGGTCGTCCCCTCGTTCCTCATCCTCGCCCTGGTCTCCCACCGGCTGGCCGGCGACTGGCGCGTGCTGATCGTCGTGCTGACCGTGTTCGGCTGGATGTCCACGGCCCGGGTGATCTGGTCGGTGTCGACCTCACTGCGCGAACGGGACTACGTGCGGGCGGCCGAGTTCATGGGCGTCGGCCCGCTGCGCATCACCCTGCGCCACATCATCCCCAACCTCGGCTCCCTGCTGATCGTCAACCTGACCCTCGGCGTCGTCGCGACCGTGCTCAGCGAAACCGCCCTGTCCTTCCTGGGGTTCGGCGTCCAGACCCCGGACGTCTCCCTCGGCACCATGCTCGCGGACGGCGCGGGCACCATCACCAGCGCCCCCTGGCTCTTCGCCTTCCCCGCGGGGCTGGTCGTGCTGC
- a CDS encoding ABC transporter permease codes for MVRYVTRKAAGWLLMIVVATNATYFLASWFLDPRSNFKELRPVRSEAQIDRALAPYNLDPRVPLVHRWWDWLTSVILRFDWGKSPTGVSVNGEVGYRALVSAELVVIATVLSVVIGVALGVYTAARQYGWADRVAQAVSIVVFNIPASVAALAVVFTAIWLNQHTGMHFFYVAGENSPGVEGLLPTIGDRLRHLALPTVALTLMGYVGYHLTQRSLLLDTLHADFVRTARATGLTRGQAIRRHALRAALIPTAASVAFSVPAVFTGAVITETIFGWNGMGRYFVQTISKNDVHGVVATAAFAAALTAIGAILADIATVFLDPRVRVS; via the coding sequence GTGGTGCGCTATGTGACACGCAAGGCGGCCGGCTGGCTCCTGATGATCGTCGTCGCGACGAACGCCACCTATTTCCTGGCGAGTTGGTTCCTGGACCCGCGGTCGAACTTCAAGGAGCTGCGGCCCGTCCGCAGCGAGGCGCAGATCGACCGGGCCCTCGCGCCGTACAACCTGGACCCCCGGGTGCCGCTGGTGCACCGCTGGTGGGACTGGCTGACCTCGGTGATCCTGCGCTTCGACTGGGGGAAGTCCCCGACCGGCGTCTCCGTCAACGGCGAGGTGGGCTACCGGGCCCTGGTCAGCGCCGAGTTGGTCGTCATCGCGACCGTGCTGTCCGTCGTGATCGGCGTCGCGCTCGGCGTCTACACCGCCGCACGGCAGTACGGCTGGGCCGACCGGGTGGCCCAGGCCGTGTCCATCGTGGTGTTCAACATCCCCGCCTCCGTCGCCGCCCTCGCCGTGGTCTTCACCGCCATCTGGCTGAACCAGCACACCGGGATGCACTTCTTCTACGTCGCCGGGGAGAACTCACCCGGCGTCGAAGGGCTGCTCCCCACGATCGGGGACCGGCTGCGGCACCTGGCGCTGCCGACCGTGGCGCTCACACTGATGGGCTACGTCGGCTACCACCTGACGCAGCGTTCACTGCTGCTCGACACGCTCCACGCCGACTTCGTGCGCACCGCCCGCGCCACCGGGCTCACCCGGGGCCAGGCCATCCGCAGGCACGCCCTGAGGGCCGCGCTCATCCCCACGGCGGCTTCCGTGGCGTTCAGCGTCCCGGCCGTCTTCACCGGCGCCGTCATCACGGAGACGATCTTCGGCTGGAACGGCATGGGCCGCTACTTCGTCCAGACCATCAGCAAGAACGACGTGCACGGCGTCGTCGCGACGGCCGCCTTCGCCGCGGCACTCACCGCGATCGGCGCGATCCTCGCGGACATCGCCACCGTCTTCCTCGACCCGAGGGTGCGGGTGAGCTGA
- a CDS encoding NAD(P)-dependent oxidoreductase: MIADGRIVLVTGTSLVVPSALQEVEARGYTLRRLEKDEITGAELRRALLGASGYIIGGYEEPEAEHFEEAALLEAVAFVGSDYRGFVPGWRRAMELGIAFSATPGANADSVAEFTLLLMLAMARPILGSVARSGADGLTTPDTMGPAALELRGLTLGVIGPGRIGTRVATIASAGLGMRVVYAGPHRKPKFESATSARYLEKAELLALSDVVSLHRPGPARGERPEIGQNELEQMKDGALLINSGHPDLIDPTALYQALSKGRIRAASDGLRRSPAWQSLVSLGSERFLCLPQTGFHTTAADLRASSLAVQTVCDVLAGADAECKLIENPSYREVRQTIGRVITRRA, from the coding sequence GTGATCGCCGACGGCAGAATCGTGCTGGTGACCGGCACCTCGCTGGTCGTACCGTCGGCGCTCCAGGAGGTCGAAGCCCGCGGGTACACCCTGCGCAGGCTCGAGAAGGACGAGATCACAGGAGCCGAGCTGCGCCGGGCGCTGCTGGGTGCATCGGGATACATCATCGGCGGTTACGAGGAACCGGAGGCCGAACACTTCGAGGAAGCCGCTCTCCTGGAGGCGGTTGCCTTCGTGGGATCCGACTACCGCGGCTTTGTGCCGGGTTGGCGGCGTGCCATGGAACTGGGTATCGCCTTCTCCGCGACGCCAGGCGCCAACGCCGACTCAGTGGCCGAGTTCACGCTCCTGCTGATGCTGGCCATGGCGCGACCGATTCTCGGATCGGTCGCACGTTCAGGAGCCGACGGGCTCACTACGCCCGACACGATGGGACCCGCGGCGCTGGAACTGCGTGGCCTCACCCTTGGTGTCATCGGCCCGGGCCGTATCGGCACACGCGTGGCCACGATCGCCTCGGCCGGACTTGGCATGCGTGTCGTCTACGCCGGCCCACACCGCAAGCCGAAGTTCGAGTCCGCCACTTCGGCGCGCTACCTCGAAAAGGCGGAGCTGTTGGCGCTATCGGACGTAGTGAGCCTGCACCGCCCCGGCCCCGCGCGCGGAGAGCGGCCCGAGATCGGTCAGAACGAACTGGAGCAGATGAAGGACGGCGCGCTGCTGATCAACAGCGGACACCCGGATCTCATCGATCCGACCGCCCTGTATCAGGCACTCTCGAAGGGCCGGATACGGGCGGCCAGCGACGGATTGCGCCGCTCGCCCGCCTGGCAGAGCCTGGTGTCCTTGGGTTCCGAGCGTTTTCTCTGCCTGCCGCAGACGGGCTTTCACACCACGGCGGCGGACCTGCGTGCCTCGTCGCTCGCCGTGCAGACGGTCTGCGACGTCCTGGCGGGCGCGGACGCGGAGTGCAAGCTCATCGAGAACCCGTCCTACCGCGAGGTCAGGCAGACGATCGGCCGAGTGATCACACGCCGCGCTTGA
- a CDS encoding site-specific DNA-methyltransferase gives MTSVLKEYRPPGNLTEYLPDPCEPIDRWFQARNASNVRTTVRIVRDLCPDADLFVDPLAGGGSSACAARLLGLPFFGIELDPLLACVCLAKSVAGPEDASTLPSRVDPDQPVASCLSVARRLSASTERPVSDGEMLADLEGGPNASAGSHVLWGDATQAAVWDELHEETRRAVLYTSPPFGFSSPRPEPHAWLRTEAELALTAAKAARSGTGPGTFPSYDQIASAVVFRAAQRFRRLTVILEHEPADDGSDSRVPTIRRLTESLGSRIRDVRVLECGVYSPRGLFSLIVFEVTQ, from the coding sequence GTGACGTCGGTACTGAAGGAGTACCGTCCGCCGGGGAATCTGACGGAGTACCTCCCCGATCCATGTGAACCGATCGACCGGTGGTTTCAGGCCAGAAACGCATCAAATGTTCGCACGACCGTCCGCATAGTTCGGGATCTCTGCCCGGACGCCGACCTGTTCGTGGATCCCCTCGCCGGCGGCGGAAGTTCGGCTTGCGCGGCACGCCTGCTCGGCTTGCCCTTCTTCGGTATCGAGCTGGATCCCCTGCTGGCCTGTGTGTGTCTCGCCAAGTCGGTGGCCGGTCCCGAAGACGCAAGCACCTTGCCCTCTCGGGTGGATCCCGACCAACCAGTGGCCTCGTGTCTTTCAGTGGCCCGTCGTCTGAGTGCAAGCACCGAACGTCCTGTCTCCGACGGTGAGATGCTGGCCGATCTGGAGGGCGGCCCGAACGCGTCTGCCGGGTCGCACGTCCTCTGGGGCGACGCGACCCAGGCGGCGGTGTGGGACGAACTCCATGAGGAAACACGGCGAGCCGTGCTCTACACCTCTCCACCGTTCGGCTTCTCCTCACCACGGCCCGAGCCTCATGCATGGCTTCGGACGGAGGCCGAACTTGCCCTGACAGCGGCGAAGGCTGCTCGGTCCGGCACCGGACCCGGCACTTTCCCCTCGTACGACCAGATCGCATCCGCCGTCGTCTTCCGCGCGGCACAGAGGTTTCGGCGGCTCACCGTGATCCTTGAGCACGAACCGGCCGACGACGGCTCCGATTCCCGTGTGCCCACGATCCGTCGCCTGACCGAGTCGCTGGGCAGCCGCATACGGGACGTCCGAGTCCTGGAGTGCGGCGTTTATTCGCCACGTGGTTTGTTCTCCCTGATCGTCTTCGAGGTGACTCAGTGA